One part of the Aurantibacillus circumpalustris genome encodes these proteins:
- a CDS encoding VWA domain-containing protein: MIKLFYFLLFLPLFSISQISFSEQYIDLGNIKEAYEIKGDVVLTNTSSKKIFLMRADADQGVKIYTTKKTLLPNDTCLLVISFIPEHNGKFKKKINLVSTDKETPYELTLAGNIATVKTNDKMACVYFGKRKTNPVSINEEPIVIPNTPVKRDNSNKLPRSSEPLIITGTPKPELPLKEVVIDKFSKENYKPNNILFLLDISSSMRDSLKLPIMKTALHRLIDAARDIDTISLVTYASKVNLLSEAICGTNKQNLHTLVDSLKAKGMTSGRTAILFSQLLSQKHFIEEGNNQIIMASDGEFKFERDDFLTWKKRQQEKKIIITTVAFGEDKTALRNLKDIANKGEGSFIHLNQKSGSEETLLEEIKLRSKK, translated from the coding sequence ATGATCAAATTATTTTATTTCCTTCTTTTTTTACCACTGTTTTCTATTTCACAAATTAGTTTTAGTGAACAGTATATTGATTTAGGGAACATTAAAGAAGCTTATGAGATAAAGGGAGATGTTGTTCTTACAAACACTAGCTCTAAAAAGATTTTTTTAATGCGTGCTGATGCAGATCAGGGCGTGAAAATTTACACGACCAAAAAAACTTTACTTCCAAACGACACGTGTTTACTGGTTATTTCTTTTATTCCTGAACATAATGGCAAGTTTAAAAAGAAAATCAACCTAGTATCTACCGATAAAGAAACACCTTATGAATTAACGCTCGCTGGAAATATTGCGACAGTAAAAACGAACGATAAAATGGCTTGCGTTTACTTTGGTAAAAGAAAAACTAATCCAGTTTCGATTAATGAAGAGCCAATTGTAATTCCAAATACGCCTGTAAAAAGAGACAATTCAAATAAATTGCCAAGAAGCTCAGAACCGCTAATAATCACAGGTACTCCAAAACCCGAATTGCCTTTAAAGGAAGTAGTTATTGATAAATTCTCTAAAGAGAATTACAAACCTAACAACATACTTTTTCTCTTAGACATAAGTAGCTCCATGCGTGATTCTTTAAAATTACCAATTATGAAAACCGCCCTACACAGATTAATTGATGCAGCCAGAGACATTGACACCATAAGTTTAGTAACCTATGCTTCAAAAGTAAACTTACTGAGTGAAGCAATTTGCGGAACAAACAAACAAAACTTGCACACATTGGTAGATAGTTTAAAAGCAAAAGGAATGACCTCTGGAAGAACGGCAATATTATTTAGTCAATTACTCTCACAGAAACATTTTATTGAAGAAGGAAACAATCAAATAATAATGGCCTCTGATGGAGAATTTAAATTTGAACGCGACGATTTTCTTACCTGGAAAAAAAGGCAGCAAGAGAAAAAAATAATAATTACAACCGTAGCTTTTGGCGAAGATAAAACTGCCCTTAGAAATTTAAAAGATATTGCGAATAAAGGAGAGGGTTCGTTTATTCATTTGAATCAAAAAAGTGGAAGCGAAGAAACTTTGTTGGAGGAAATTAAGCTGAGGAGCAAAAAATAG
- a CDS encoding MFS transporter, with protein MNLIEKDNPKTIRAWTFYDWANSVFPLVITSAIFPNFYDYVTTHSGKEFIGHTVQFFGHNFENQNIYSFVYAFALSIVVLIAPILSGIADYLGNKKRFLQFFCYLGSVSCMCLYFFSREHLELSFLPFITATIGFWGSLVYYNSYLPEIASVENQDKVSAKGFSLGYFGSSLLLIVCLIGIMVFKYEETLVDGVLVKTGFFKVKYSFLLTGLWWMGFAQYTFRNLPLRDHKAHGVERKNLLSKGFRELLGVAKQIIKLPRLPRFLSGYFFYNMGVQTVMVVAVLFARNEIAWENEQAKTSSLIISILIIQFVGIAGSYFFSWMSRKTGNIKSLMFAVLIWIFICVFTYVYVRLPMHFYIVAFLVGFVMGGIQSLSRSTYSKLLPQTEDHASFFSFYDVMEKLGMIIGTVTFGLISETMGGMRPAILSLIVYFIIGFVVLFTMRGMAIEGEKG; from the coding sequence ATGAATTTAATAGAAAAAGATAATCCGAAAACTATTAGGGCTTGGACCTTTTACGATTGGGCCAATTCAGTCTTTCCTCTCGTAATTACTTCAGCCATTTTCCCAAACTTTTACGATTATGTAACAACGCATTCAGGCAAAGAATTCATTGGCCACACCGTTCAGTTTTTCGGACATAATTTCGAAAATCAAAACATCTATTCTTTTGTATATGCTTTTGCACTCTCCATTGTTGTTTTAATTGCACCTATTCTAAGTGGCATAGCCGATTATTTAGGAAACAAAAAACGTTTTCTGCAATTTTTCTGCTACTTAGGTTCCGTTTCATGCATGTGCCTGTATTTTTTTTCAAGAGAACATTTAGAATTAAGTTTTTTACCATTTATTACTGCAACTATTGGTTTTTGGGGGAGTCTTGTTTATTATAATTCTTATTTGCCTGAAATTGCTAGTGTTGAAAACCAAGATAAAGTAAGTGCTAAAGGATTTTCACTAGGTTATTTTGGAAGCTCTTTATTACTGATTGTTTGTTTAATTGGAATAATGGTTTTTAAATACGAAGAAACACTTGTTGATGGGGTACTTGTAAAGACAGGTTTTTTTAAGGTTAAATATTCGTTCTTGTTAACCGGTTTGTGGTGGATGGGTTTTGCTCAATATACTTTTCGCAATCTTCCATTACGTGATCACAAAGCCCATGGCGTTGAACGAAAAAATCTTCTTTCAAAAGGATTTAGAGAATTATTAGGCGTTGCGAAGCAAATTATCAAATTACCGAGACTGCCTAGATTTTTATCAGGATACTTTTTTTATAACATGGGGGTGCAAACTGTAATGGTTGTTGCGGTTTTATTTGCAAGAAATGAAATTGCTTGGGAAAATGAACAAGCTAAAACATCTTCATTAATTATTAGCATCCTGATAATTCAGTTTGTTGGCATCGCCGGCTCTTACTTTTTTTCTTGGATGTCAAGAAAAACTGGTAACATTAAATCGCTCATGTTTGCTGTACTAATTTGGATTTTTATTTGCGTATTTACTTATGTGTATGTTCGACTTCCAATGCATTTTTATATAGTTGCTTTTCTTGTTGGATTTGTAATGGGAGGTATTCAATCACTGTCTCGCAGCACCTACAGCAAGCTATTACCTCAAACAGAAGATCATGCTAGCTTTTTTAGCTTTTACGATGTAATGGAAAAGTTAGGAATGATAATAGGAACAGTAACATTTGGCCTAATCAGTGAAACGATGGGTGGTATGCGTCCTGCAATTTTATCCTTGATAGTTTATTTTATAATTGGATTTGTAGTTCTTTTCACTATGCGCGGCATGGCCATTGAAGGCGAGAAAGGTTAG
- a CDS encoding potassium channel beta subunit family protein — MEYRRLGKSGLQLSVLSFGSWVTFGKQIGNTTADELMSIAYDNGVNFFDNAEVYARGKSELVMGEVLKNKTWSRSSYCLSSKIYFGYEENKPNQMGLSRKHIVEGCHAALKRLQLDYIDLLFCHRPDKSTPIEETVWAMNTLIQQGKILYWGTSEWANDELMAAFVFAEKNHLIGPTMEQPQYNMFERTKIEKDFLLLFRDFGLGTTIWSPLASGLLTGKYNSGMPSETRLTMEGMDWLKERTLGDETRIEKTRHLNLLAKELGITLPKLGIAWCIKNPNVSTAILGASKPEQLKENLTAIDVLPLLTVEVIERIETILQNKPVQPLF, encoded by the coding sequence ATGGAATATAGAAGACTTGGTAAATCGGGATTACAACTCAGTGTGCTTTCTTTTGGAAGTTGGGTGACGTTTGGAAAACAAATTGGAAATACAACGGCAGACGAACTGATGAGTATTGCATACGACAATGGCGTTAACTTTTTTGACAATGCCGAAGTATATGCACGTGGTAAATCAGAGCTAGTAATGGGCGAGGTTTTAAAAAACAAGACCTGGAGTAGGAGTTCGTATTGCCTAAGTTCTAAAATTTATTTTGGTTACGAAGAAAATAAACCTAACCAAATGGGCTTATCTAGAAAACACATAGTAGAGGGTTGTCATGCTGCATTAAAACGGTTGCAGCTGGATTACATCGATCTTTTATTTTGTCACCGTCCTGATAAAAGCACACCTATTGAAGAAACGGTTTGGGCAATGAACACGCTTATTCAACAAGGAAAGATTTTGTATTGGGGAACTAGTGAGTGGGCCAATGATGAACTGATGGCAGCTTTTGTATTTGCTGAAAAAAATCACTTGATCGGACCAACTATGGAGCAGCCTCAATACAATATGTTTGAACGCACAAAAATTGAAAAAGATTTCTTGTTGTTATTTAGAGACTTTGGATTAGGAACTACTATATGGAGTCCGCTCGCCAGCGGTTTGCTAACGGGTAAATATAATTCTGGCATGCCAAGTGAAACACGCCTTACAATGGAAGGAATGGACTGGCTGAAAGAACGAACATTAGGCGACGAAACACGCATTGAAAAAACGAGGCATTTAAATCTACTTGCCAAAGAACTCGGAATAACTTTACCAAAGCTTGGAATAGCTTGGTGCATTAAGAATCCAAATGTGAGTACAGCTATTTTAGGAGCTAGTAAACCTGAGCAACTAAAGGAAAATTTGACAGCAATTGATGTTTTACCTCTGTTAACTGTTGAAGTGATCGAGAGAATAGAAACAATACTTCAAAACAAACCTGTTCAACCTTTATTCTAA
- a CDS encoding OmpA family protein: protein MRCFLVIILVFASIASVAQIVVDQKPEKNLIPNGSFENYRKKANDIRKAVPWRPIETIDYYHNPLKNDTTIQKGAYSGYCYTGFRFRRKYKEFLQVKLVESLHRGTIYEYSMHVRLAFWSNAILRSFGVLFTKGGYKGQSDVVKSNMIDTVCVKGGLMKGYQWFTIKGFYKADGGEKYITIGNFASIIKKDMVRIDVFRIGPKESYYFVDDIKLIRAPQFEEKIAVERVGPNYLEQWKDSTLQVKEDVKIGEAIGLNNISFVNGKYYLLPESYIELNKLAQYLLLNPRIEIQINGHSDNVGLKFRNQKVSELRAREVFEYLIKKGVQNKMLYRGFGSSFPIADNETEEGRIKNRRVEFEIIKK from the coding sequence ATGAGGTGTTTTCTTGTTATTATATTGGTATTTGCCAGCATTGCCTCGGTTGCTCAAATAGTTGTTGACCAAAAACCAGAGAAAAACCTGATACCCAATGGGAGTTTCGAAAATTATAGGAAAAAGGCCAATGATATTAGGAAAGCTGTTCCATGGCGTCCTATAGAAACGATTGATTATTATCACAATCCACTTAAAAACGATACTACCATTCAAAAGGGAGCCTACAGCGGGTATTGCTATACAGGTTTTCGCTTCCGAAGAAAATATAAAGAGTTTTTACAAGTTAAGTTAGTTGAATCACTGCACAGGGGCACTATTTACGAATACTCCATGCACGTTCGTCTGGCGTTCTGGAGCAACGCTATCCTAAGGTCTTTTGGTGTGCTTTTTACTAAAGGGGGTTACAAAGGCCAATCAGACGTTGTAAAATCAAACATGATAGATACCGTTTGCGTTAAGGGAGGGTTAATGAAAGGCTATCAGTGGTTTACCATTAAAGGTTTTTACAAAGCTGATGGCGGAGAAAAATACATTACCATTGGGAATTTTGCCTCCATTATTAAAAAAGATATGGTGAGAATTGACGTATTTAGGATTGGACCCAAAGAATCCTATTATTTTGTTGATGATATTAAATTAATTAGGGCACCACAGTTTGAAGAAAAAATTGCGGTAGAACGCGTTGGTCCGAATTATTTGGAACAATGGAAAGATTCCACACTCCAAGTTAAAGAAGATGTCAAAATAGGTGAAGCAATAGGTTTGAATAATATATCGTTTGTAAATGGGAAATATTATCTTTTGCCTGAGTCATATATCGAGTTAAATAAACTAGCGCAATATCTTCTTTTAAATCCTAGAATAGAAATACAAATCAATGGGCATAGCGATAATGTTGGATTAAAATTTAGAAATCAAAAAGTCAGCGAATTGCGGGCTCGGGAAGTTTTTGAATATCTCATAAAAAAAGGAGTGCAAAATAAAATGCTCTATCGCGGGTTTGGAAGTTCCTTTCCAATAGCAGATAATGAAACCGAGGAAGGTCGAATAAAAAACAGAAGGGTTGAATTTGAGATTATAAAAAAATAA
- the msrB gene encoding peptide-methionine (R)-S-oxide reductase MsrB — MKKLISTSVFFLIFGLASCQTNTPASNSNSTHTEKTSKPMETSYNKTDAEWKKTLTPEQYDVLRQKGTERPGTGEYNDFSEKGVYTCAGCGTELFTSDQKFNSHCGWPSFDNNIAGGDRVKQIKDFSHGMVRTEIVCAKCGGHLGHIFDDGPTATGQRYCVNSVSLKFVSENSKANDKK, encoded by the coding sequence ATGAAAAAATTAATAAGCACATCAGTATTTTTTTTGATTTTTGGTTTAGCTTCGTGTCAGACTAACACTCCAGCTTCAAACTCAAATTCAACTCATACCGAAAAAACATCAAAACCTATGGAAACAAGCTATAACAAAACAGATGCCGAATGGAAAAAAACTCTTACACCTGAACAATATGATGTATTAAGACAAAAAGGCACCGAGCGTCCAGGTACTGGCGAATACAATGATTTTTCTGAGAAGGGGGTATACACTTGTGCAGGGTGTGGAACGGAATTGTTCACGAGTGATCAGAAATTTAATAGTCATTGCGGATGGCCAAGTTTCGACAATAACATTGCTGGTGGAGACCGTGTGAAACAAATAAAAGATTTTTCCCACGGTATGGTTCGTACTGAAATTGTTTGCGCTAAATGTGGCGGCCATCTTGGACATATTTTCGATGATGGTCCAACTGCTACCGGGCAACGTTACTGCGTGAACAGTGTTAGTTTGAAATTTGTTTCAGAAAATTCAAAAGCGAACGACAAAAAATAA